The Lactuca sativa cultivar Salinas chromosome 2, Lsat_Salinas_v11, whole genome shotgun sequence genome includes a window with the following:
- the LOC128132348 gene encoding uncharacterized protein LOC128132348, whose protein sequence is MVLNEDGRWVSGKAMKDKFVSHFNKFLGCKEDTDLSGLSDDFFPKKLDRRVAVNMIRVVSDEEIKMAMFDIDDNHAPGPDGYSSKNFKSTWSIVGPEIYIGQYSSCSGADGGVQKKRGAPKCTIKIDIQKAYDTVDWSFLNRILQGFGFHPVMVKWIMACVSSPWFMLNFNGEDHGYFEGKRGLRQGDPLSPYLFTIVMEVFNIIMGKLIEDSLNFKFHSKCLGLNISHLCFADDLLVFSYGNGNSVRIIRDALDEFKKVSRLKASIFKIPIATINEIEKMCKSFLWANGEIVKGKAKVKWLDICKPKEYGGLGIKNLRRWNDALLAKHVSNVINNKNSLWVQWVRTNYIGRRNFWDILQKKSMSWTWKRFLEIRKTVRPHVVSCVGNGRNTALWHDWWHPIGILCTIIPRRDWVSNGLSDSSLVCDVLDFDTYSWPVEWVNKFPGLIEAPMFCIDSNMNDVVGWRDKKGICRNFSCKQVWSDLNNFGDIVPWYDIVWYNNCIPRNSFILWMAVLNRLKTQDRVRGWEVAGKLLCPFCEIVPDSHNHLFFNCDYTSRFWRYFCIKVGLNLKTVEWNDLILMLSRMLNLKTGENLIIKCMIASCVSHIWRERNSRLFGSRRTSVEGVIASIENEIRLKLMGLRKRAKLINNKILGLAVVAD, encoded by the exons ATGGTTCTAAATGAAGATGGCCGATGGGTGAGTGGGAAGGCTATGAAAGATAAGTTTGTATCTCATTTTAATAAGTTCTTGGGTTGTAAGGAAGATACTGATCTGTCGGGATTAAGTGATGATTTTTTTCCTAAAAAATTGGATAGGAGGGTGGCTGTTAATATGATTAGAGTGGTTTCTGATGAAGAAATTAAAATGGCGATGTTTGATATAGATGACAATCATGCCCCTGGCCCTGATGGGTATTCTTCAAAAAATTTTAAAAGTACTTGGAGCATTGTTGGTCCAGAG ATCTATATTGGACAATATTCTTCTTGCTCAGGAGCTGATGGTGGGGTACAAAAAAAAAGAGGAGCCCCTAAATGTACGATAAAGATTGATATACAAAAGGCTTATGATACGGTGGATTGGAGTTTTCTTAATAGAATTTTGCAGGGATTTGGGTTCCATCCAGTCATGGTTAAATGGATTATGGCTTGTGTTTCTTCCCCGTGGTTCATGCTtaattttaatggtgaagatcATGGGTATTTTGAAGGAAAGCGTGGGCTTAGGCAGGGAGATCCTTTATCTCCTTACCTATTTACTATAGTTATGGAGGTATTCAATATTATTATGGGTAAGCTTATTGAAGATTCTCTGAATTTTAAGTTCCATAGTAAGTGTTTGGGCCTCAATATATCCCATTTATGCTTTGCTGATGATCTGTTGGTATTCTCTTATGGTAATGGGAATTCGGTCAGAATTATAAGGGATGCTCTTGATGAATTCAAAAAGGTTTCAAGGCTGAAG GCATCGATTTTTAAAATTCCAattgctactattaatgagattgaAAAGATGTGCAAAAGTTTTTTATGGGCTAATGGTGAGATAGTCAAAGGGAAAGCTAAAGTAAAGTGGCTAGATATCTGCAAACCTAAGGAGTATGGCGGGCTGGGAATCAAGAATTTAAGGAGATGGAATGATGCTTTGCTTGCTAAACATGTTTCGAATGTGATCAATAACAAAAATTCCTTGTGGGTGCAGTGGGTGAGAACCAATTATATAGGAAGAAGGAATTTTTGGGATATTTTGCAGAAAAAAAGTATGAGTTGGACATGGAAGAGGTTTTTGGAAATAAGGAAAACTGTTAGGCCTCATGTTGTTTCGTGTGTGGGAAATGGAAGGAACACTGctttatggcatgattggtggcatccAATTGGTATTCTTTGTACTATTATTCCTAGAAGAGATTGGGTTAGTAATGGTCTTAGTGATTCTTCTTTAGTCTGTGATGTTCTTGATTTTGATACTTATTCATGGCCGGTTGAATGGGTTAATAAGTTTCCTGGATTGATTGAAGCTCccatgttttgtattgattctaaTATGAATGATGTTGTTGGATGGAGGGATAAGAAAGGTATATGCAGAAATTTTTCATGTAAACAGGTGTGGAGTGATTTAAATAACTTTGGAGACATTGTTCCTTGGTATGATATTGTTTGGTACAATAATTGCATTCCTCGCAATTCCTTTATTTTGTGGATGGCTGTCCTGAACAGATTAAAAACTCAGGATAGGGTTAGAGGTTGGGAAGTGGCTGGTAAATTGCTGTGTCCATTCTGTGAAATTGTTCCTGATTCGCATAACCATTTATTCTTTAATTGCGATTATACCTCTAGATTTTGGAGGTATTTCTGCATTAAGGTGGGGTTAAATTTGAAGACGGTAGAATGGAATGATCTGATTTTAATGTTAAGCAGAATGCTTAATTTGAAGACTGGTGAGAATTTGATCATCAAATGTATGATTGCTAGCTGTGTTTCTCATATTTGGAGGGAGAGAAACTCTAGACTTTTTGGCTCTAGAAGAacttcagttgagggggttaTAGCTAGTATTGAGAATGAGATTCGTTTGAAGCTGATGGGATTAAGGAAAAGAGCTAAATTGATCAataataag ATTTTGGGTTTGGCAGTGGTGGCAGATTAA